The proteins below are encoded in one region of Juglans microcarpa x Juglans regia isolate MS1-56 chromosome 4D, Jm3101_v1.0, whole genome shotgun sequence:
- the LOC121260397 gene encoding outer envelope pore protein 16-4, chloroplastic, which translates to MEDELYGVVPCSSLAVDSILRVGTAGAIWGLCMGPYDARQKGLTGVARASFVAKSVGKFGFQCGLVAGIYTMTRCGIQRYRRRNDWVNGLVAGAVAGAAVAARTRSWTQVVGVAGMVSALSAAADYSRTS; encoded by the exons ATGGAAGACGAGCTCTATGGCGTCGTTCCGTGCTCCTCCCTCGCTGTTGACTCCATCCTCCGCGTCGGAACG gcCGGCGCAATATGGGGCTTGTGTATGGGTCCGTACGATGCTCGTCAGAAAG GACTTACCGGAGTTGCTCGTGCTTCTTTTGTA GCCAAGTCGGTTGGCAAATTCGGCTTTCAATGTG GACTTGTTGCTGGAATTTATACCATGACACGTTGTGGAATTCAAAGATATCGGAGGCGGAATGATTGG GTGAATGGTTTGGTTGCGGGTGCTGTAGCAGGGGCAGCTGTTGCTGCTAGGACACGTAGCTGGACACAGGTAGTTGGGGTGGCTGGTATGGTTTCTGCCCTCAGTGCTGCTGCAGACTATTCTAGAACATCTTGA